GACGCGAAGATCATCGATGCCGCGGGCAAGACGGTGATGCCGGGGCTCATCGACATGCATACGCACGTCACCTATCCCGACCGCGCCTCGCCGTTCGACGAGCAGGGCAGCGAAGGGGCAGGGACGCTCCGCGGTCAACGCAACCTTCGCTATTTCCTGGAGTATGGGTTCACCTCGGTCCGCGACCTGAACGGCGTCAGCAACGCGCCGTTCCTGCTCAGCCAGTGGAGCGCCGCGGACATGATCCCTGCGCCGCGCGTCTTCGCGGCGGGCTGGATCATCACTGGCACCGGCGGCCACGCGACCGAGCGTCCCTCGATCCCTAGCCATGGTCCAGATTACGCCAAGGAGGTCGACGGCCCCGACGCTTGGCGCGGCATGGTCCGCAAGGCGTTCAAAGAAGGCGCGAGCGTCATCAAGATCGCGAGCCACTTCGCGCCCGACGAGGTGCGCGCCGCGATCGAAGAGGCGCACCTGCTGGGCCTCAAGGTCACCTGTGACTGCGAGACCATCTACACCGAGATGGCGGTCGACGCTGGCATCGACATGATCGAGCATCCGCTGCCGCGCTCGGATGCCGCGATCGCCAAGATGGCGAAGAAGAAGATCGCCGCGGTGCCGACCTTGCAGGTCTACCAGAATCTGCTCGACCGCGCCGGCGGCTTCTACGGTTCGACGTCGCGCCGCTTCACGATGACGAGCCAGGGCAATTTCGACGAGTTCAAGAAGATGAAGGCCGCGGGCATCATCATGGGCGTCGGCACCGACACGATCGGCGACGCGAGCCTGATGGTTCCCAACAGCTATATCGCCGAGCTCAAATGGTTCGTGCGCGGCGGCTATTCGGTCACCGACGCCCTGAAGGCGGGAACGATCGTCAACGCGCGTCTCCTCGACATGGGCGACGAGCTCGGCAGCATCGAACCCGGCAAGCTTGCGGACATCATCATCGTCGATGGCCGCCCCGACGAGAATCTCGACGATCTTGCGAAGGTCCAGCAGGTCATCAAGGACGGTCAGTGGCTGATCAAGGATGGCGAACTCGTCACCCCGCGTCACGTCTCGACACCGCTCGTCAAACCCTCGCCCCCGGCGGACGTGAAGTGATGCTCCGCGCGTCGCTTGCCAAAGCCTAGGGGAGGGCGCGCGATGGACGCGACCGAGGCCGCCGCCGGACGTATCGAACCGACGCGCCGCGAAACCGCGCGCGCGCTCGGTTCGGCGATGATCGGCAACTGGTTCGAGCTCTTCGATTTCATCATCTACGGCTATTTCGCGGCGCAGATCGGTCATGCGATGTTCCCCGAAGCCGATCCGGTGACGATCATCCTGTCGAGCTTTGCGACCTATGGCGTCGGCTTCGTCATGCGGCCGGTCGGCGGCGTGGTGCTCGGCCATTTCGGCGACCTTTACGGCCGCAAGAGTGCGCTCGTCTTCACCATGCTCCTCATGGCGGGCGCCACCGGCGCCACCGGCCTCATTCCCGCCTATGCGACGATCGGGATCGCGGCGCCGATCCTGCTCGTCATTTGCCGGCTCCTCCAGGGTTTTGCCGCGGGCGGCGAATGGGGCGGGGCGACGACCTTCCTCGTCGAATATGCGCCGCCGCACCGGCGCGGCTTCTACGGCGCGCTCCAGCAGCTCAGCACGAGCGTCGCGATCCTCTCGGCGCTCGGCACGTCGCTCCTGCTCAACGCGCTCCTCACCGAACAGCAGATGATCGACTGGGGCTGGCGCATTCCCTTCCTGCTCGGCTTCCTCGTCGCGCCGGTCGGCTTCTACCTGCGCCGCAGCGTCCGCGAGACGCCGCGCTACCGCGCCGCGAGCGAGGACCGTTCGGCTAGCCCGATCCGCGAAGTGATCGCGCATCACCGCGGCGCGGTCGCCAATGTCTTCGGCGTCGCGATCATCTGGTGCGTCGCGGGCTATACGTTCGGCGCCTTCCTCATCAGCTATGCGACCGAGCTTCTCCATATCGAGCGCGGCACGGTATTGCTCGCGATCACCGCCGGTACGCTCGTCAATCTCGCCGTGATCCCGCTCGCGGGGCATCTGTCGGACCGCTTCGGGCGCAAGCCCTTTCTCGTCGCGAGCGCGACAGGATTTCTGCTGCTCGTCTTTCCGCTCTTCCATGCGATGGCGAGTTTCCAGGCGCCGTGGACCATCTACGCGACGGCGATCACCGCGGGCATATTGAGCGGCCTATACAGTGGCTGCGCGCCGACCTTCCTTTGCGAACTCCTGCCGACGCGGGTGCGCTATTCGGCGCTGTCGGTCGGCTACAATGGCGCCGTGATGCTCTTCGGCGGCTTCGCGCCCTTCATCGCCACCTTGCTCATCCAGCAGACGGGCGCGCTCGCGGCGCCCGCCTTCTACGTCATGTCGGCCGCCGCGCTGACGCTCGTCTTCCTGCTTCGACTGAAAGCGCCCGATCAGGCCACCGCGCTCGATCGCTAGCCGCCAACAACCAACCAAGAGGGTCCCGACTTATGAAACGACTGGCCGCTGCCGCCGCCTTCGCGTGGCTGATGACGACGAGCGCCGCGATCGCAGGTCCCGTCCCGACGCCGAAGGAGGTGCTCGGGCACGACATGGGCGAGGACCGCTATGTCGCGAGCTACAGCGAGACCGCGATCTACTGGAAGCGGCTCGCCGAGGTCAGCGACCGGATCAAGCTCGTCGATATCGGCCCGACCGTCGAGAAAAGGCGCCAGCTCATGGCGATCGTCTCGTCGCCCGAGAATCTCGCGATGCTCGACAAATATAAGGACATCTCGGAGCGGCTTGGCCGCGCCGAAGGGCTGACCGACGAGCAGGCGCGCGCGCTCGCCGCCGAAGGCAAGGCGGTGATCTGGGTCGATGGCGGCATCCATGCAAGCGAGACACTGACCCATTCGGCGATCATCCAGCAGGTCTACGACCTTGTGAACAGCGACGACGCCGAGGCGAAGCGCATCCGAGACAATGTCATCATCCTCTTCGTCGCGAACAATCCGGACGGCCAGGAGCTCGTCGCCAACTGGTATATGCGGATCAAGGATCCGGCGAAACGCGAGGCGGGCTTCGAAAGCCTGCCCAAGCTCTACCACGCCTATGTCGGCCACGATAACAATCGCGATTTCTACATGGCCGAGATGCCCGAGACGCAGAATATCACCCGCGTCCTCTTCCGCGACTGGCGTCCGCAGGTCGTGCTCAACCAGCATCAGACCGGCCCCGCCGGAACGGTCGTCTTCATTCCGCCCTTCCGCGACCCGTTCAACTTCAACTTCGATCCGCTCGTGATGACGAGCCTCGAGGAAGTGGGGGCGGCGATGCAATCGCGTCTCCTCGCCGAGGGCAAGCGCGGCGGCACGTCGCGCGATGGCGCGCATTACGACACCTGGTACAATGGCAACCTCCGTTCAATCTCCTATTTCCACAATGCGATCGGCATCCTCACCGAGACGATCGGCAAGCCCGTTCCGATCGATATCGAGCTCGTCCCCGAGCGCCAGCTCCCGGGCAACAACCAGCCGGCGCCGATCGCGCCGCAGAAATGGCATATCGGCCAGTCGCTCGAATATAGCATGTCGATCAACCGCGCGGTGCTGAGCTATGCCGCGGCGAACCGCGAGAAGCTGCTCTTCAACATCTACCGGATGGGCGCGAACAGCATCGCGCGCGGCAGCGAGGACAGTTGGACGATGACGCCGACGCGCATCGCCGAGATGCACGCCGCCTCGGCCGCGACCGGCGCCAAGCCCGTCGCGACCCGCACCCGCGGCAGCAGCTCGATCGATCCCCGCTTCTACGACGCGGTCATGAAGAACCCGGCGAACCGCGACGCGCGCGCCTATGTCATCGATCCCGGCCAGCGCGACTATCCGACCGCGATCCGCTTCCTCAACGCGCTGATCAAGCTCGGCGTCGACGTCGACCGCGCGAGCGCGCCGTTCACCGCCAACGGCAAGTCCTGGCCGGCGGGCACCTATTTCGTGCGCACCGCGCAGGCCTATCGCCCGCATATCCTCGATATGTTCGAGCCCCAGGATTACCCTGAGAATTTCGAATATCCGGGCGGTCCGCCGATCCCGCCCGCCGACGCGACGGGCTATACCCCGGCCTTCCAGATGGGTGTCGGCTTCGAGCGCGTGCTCGATCCGCTCGACGTGCCCTCCGAGCGCCTCTCGACCCTGCTCGCGACCGCGCCGGGCAAGATCGTCGGCGAGGGGAAGGCGGGCTATCTCGTCGGGCATGGCGCGAACAACAGCTTCATCCTCTCGAACCGGCTCCTGAAAGCGGGTGTCCCCGTCTCCTGGCTCGCCGATCCGGTGGCGGTGGCGGGCGGCCCGGCCGAAACCGGCGCGCTCTGGGTTCCCGCGAACCCGGCGGCCGCGCGTATCGTCGAGACAGCGGCGACCGAACTCGGGCTCGACGTCGAACGCGCCGTAGCAGCGCCTGCGGGCGACCGGACTGCGATGAAGCGGCCGCGCATCGCGCTCGTCGATATTTACGGCGGGCTCATGCCGACCGGATGGATGCGCTGGATCTTCGACCAGCATGAATTCTCCTTCACCATCGTGCGGCCGCAGCAGCTC
This sequence is a window from Sphingopyxis sp. USTB-05. Protein-coding genes within it:
- a CDS encoding amidohydrolase family protein encodes the protein MKAKLSFQSSLARTCLGATAAAALLALSAASFAQAPAGEPVSKLNDRRPFLAPGATTSDDPVRIPMKPVAETGPELVVRGGRLFDAVSDGVRPATVVIQGNRIKAVLPPDATGWGADAKIIDAAGKTVMPGLIDMHTHVTYPDRASPFDEQGSEGAGTLRGQRNLRYFLEYGFTSVRDLNGVSNAPFLLSQWSAADMIPAPRVFAAGWIITGTGGHATERPSIPSHGPDYAKEVDGPDAWRGMVRKAFKEGASVIKIASHFAPDEVRAAIEEAHLLGLKVTCDCETIYTEMAVDAGIDMIEHPLPRSDAAIAKMAKKKIAAVPTLQVYQNLLDRAGGFYGSTSRRFTMTSQGNFDEFKKMKAAGIIMGVGTDTIGDASLMVPNSYIAELKWFVRGGYSVTDALKAGTIVNARLLDMGDELGSIEPGKLADIIIVDGRPDENLDDLAKVQQVIKDGQWLIKDGELVTPRHVSTPLVKPSPPADVK
- a CDS encoding MFS transporter — protein: MDATEAAAGRIEPTRRETARALGSAMIGNWFELFDFIIYGYFAAQIGHAMFPEADPVTIILSSFATYGVGFVMRPVGGVVLGHFGDLYGRKSALVFTMLLMAGATGATGLIPAYATIGIAAPILLVICRLLQGFAAGGEWGGATTFLVEYAPPHRRGFYGALQQLSTSVAILSALGTSLLLNALLTEQQMIDWGWRIPFLLGFLVAPVGFYLRRSVRETPRYRAASEDRSASPIREVIAHHRGAVANVFGVAIIWCVAGYTFGAFLISYATELLHIERGTVLLAITAGTLVNLAVIPLAGHLSDRFGRKPFLVASATGFLLLVFPLFHAMASFQAPWTIYATAITAGILSGLYSGCAPTFLCELLPTRVRYSALSVGYNGAVMLFGGFAPFIATLLIQQTGALAAPAFYVMSAAALTLVFLLRLKAPDQATALDR
- a CDS encoding M14 metallopeptidase family protein — encoded protein: MKRLAAAAAFAWLMTTSAAIAGPVPTPKEVLGHDMGEDRYVASYSETAIYWKRLAEVSDRIKLVDIGPTVEKRRQLMAIVSSPENLAMLDKYKDISERLGRAEGLTDEQARALAAEGKAVIWVDGGIHASETLTHSAIIQQVYDLVNSDDAEAKRIRDNVIILFVANNPDGQELVANWYMRIKDPAKREAGFESLPKLYHAYVGHDNNRDFYMAEMPETQNITRVLFRDWRPQVVLNQHQTGPAGTVVFIPPFRDPFNFNFDPLVMTSLEEVGAAMQSRLLAEGKRGGTSRDGAHYDTWYNGNLRSISYFHNAIGILTETIGKPVPIDIELVPERQLPGNNQPAPIAPQKWHIGQSLEYSMSINRAVLSYAAANREKLLFNIYRMGANSIARGSEDSWTMTPTRIAEMHAASAATGAKPVATRTRGSSSIDPRFYDAVMKNPANRDARAYVIDPGQRDYPTAIRFLNALIKLGVDVDRASAPFTANGKSWPAGTYFVRTAQAYRPHILDMFEPQDYPENFEYPGGPPIPPADATGYTPAFQMGVGFERVLDPLDVPSERLSTLLATAPGKIVGEGKAGYLVGHGANNSFILSNRLLKAGVPVSWLADPVAVAGGPAETGALWVPANPAAARIVETAATELGLDVERAVAAPAGDRTAMKRPRIALVDIYGGLMPTGWMRWIFDQHEFSFTIVRPQQLDAGKLRKDFDVVILPHAAFQLQEGRASGDGMFRGRGDDKQPKPEEIPAEYRGWLGTVTSAKTIPALKAFVEDGGSLIAMGGSAQAVAQAMDLPVEDAVAETVDGKTARPPRSKFYVPGALVEASVDRASPFAYGMPEKVDLFFDDSPVWKLKPGATGVQVPVRFTGVPKLKSGWAHGLDRLDGSAAIVEVDRGKGRVVLIGPEVALRAQTHGAFKLLFNAIYLGAGHGKR